The Dethiosulfovibrio peptidovorans DSM 11002 nucleotide sequence GTACGGAAGGGTCTTAAAGGATCCCAGGGTTCGCATAGTGGAGGAAAAGGACTGTTCCGAGGAAGAGAGAGCCCTAACAGAGGTCAATGCCGGCGTCTATCTGGTGGATGTCCCTCCACTTTTAAAGGGATTGAAAGAGCTGGGCAGGGACAATTCCCAAGGAGAGTATTACCTGGTGGATATATTGGATTCTTTTCATCGAATGGGACTTCCTGTTTCTGCGATACACCTGGATAGCAGCGACGATGTGATGGGGGTCAATAACCCCTTGGAGTTGGCGGAAGTCGGCCGTATCCTTCGAGACAGATATCTGAAGGGCTGGATGATCGGGGAGGGCGTGAAATGTATAGATCCTTCCTCTGTGTGGATAGGCCCTGAGGTAGTGTTCAAGGGGGAGGCGATCATATATCCGAACGTACAGATTTGGGGAAAAACCGAGATAGGTCGAAACGTAACTGTGGAGAGCTTCTCCGTCTTGAGAGATGCTGTAGTGGGAGATGGTTCCAGGATCAACGGTTACGTTCGAATAGAGGATTCTTCCTTGGGTCGACAGGTTAAAGCGGGGCCCTTCTGTTATATTAGACATAGAGCAGACGTTTCCGACGAGGCTTTCGTGGGGAAGTTCGTGGAGGTCAAAAAGAGCTTAATAGGCAAGGGCAGTAAGGTCCCCCATCTATCCTACATGGGAGATGCTACCCTCGGAGAGAGGGTCAATATAGGAGCCGGTACGATTACCTGCAATTACGACGGCGAAAACAAGCACAAGACCTCCATAGGAGACGACGTTTTTGTCGGAAGCGATACCATGTTGGTGGCTCCCGTCAAGATCGGGGATAATGCCATGACCGGTGCAGGGTCGGTGATAACAAAGGATGTGCCTGACGGAGCCTTGGCCATAGGGAGAGCCCGTCAGAGAAACATCGAGGACAGACGGGGTTTGATGAAGAAAAAATCTGGGGGTGGGGATCGTGTCAAACAGTAGTCGCAATCTCATGATCTTTTCCGGAACGGCTCATAAGGCTTTCGCGGATAAGATTTGCTCCGAGCTCGACGTCCCTCTGTGCAGGGCCAGTCACTTTAGGTTTTCCGACGGGGAGATAGGCCTTTCCATCGAGGAAAGCGTCCGAGGTGCCGACGCGTTCGTCGTGCAACCGACGTGTTATCCTGTGAACGAAAACCTCATGGAGCTTCTGATCATGGTGGACGCGTTGAAGAGGGCATCCGCCTATAGGATAAATTTGGTCATTCCCTATTTCGGATATGCCAGACAGGACAGAAAGACCAAGGCGAGAGATCCCATTTCGGGAAAACTCGTGGCGAACCTTTTGGAGACTGCCGGCGCTCACAGGGTTATCTCTGCGGATCTTCACGCCGGTCAGATCCAGGGTTTTTTCGATATCCCGGTGGACCATCTGATGGGTGTGCCTCTTCTGGCCTCGTACTTCAAAAAACAGCTTGCCGAGGATCTGGAGGACAGAAAGGTCACGGTAGTAGCACCAGACGTCGGCGGGGTCGTGAGGGCCAGGAAGTTCGCGGTTTTGTTGAATTCGGACCTGGCCATAGTCGATAAAAGACGTTCCCATGAGGTGGCCAACTACTGTGAGGTTATGGCCGTCATAGGCGATGTCTCCGGTAAGGTCGCTATCTTGGTGGATGATATAATCGATACTGCGGGAACCATCGTCAACGCAGCCAAGGCATTGAAGGAACGGGGAGCGTCTAAGGTGTATTGTTGCGCCACTCACGGAATCCTCTCCGGTCCTGCGGTGGAGCGTCTGGCCTCGGACGAGGTGGATGGAGTGATCTTAACCGACAGTATCAAGTTGCCGGATGAGAGAAAACTGGATAAAATTACTCAGTTGTCCATAGCGCCTTTGTTCGCCGAAGCTATACGTAGAGTACATGTGGACAGTTCGGTGAGCAGTCTTTTCGACTGATAATCGAGTTTTTACTATTTGTTGCTTTAAGCAACGTCTGAGGAGGATTTTTATGGATCTTGTTAGACTTAACCTCGAAAAGAGAGATGCCGTAGGAAAAGAGGCCTGCGGTCGTCTTCGCCGTTCGGGATATATTCCCGCGGTTCTCTACGGCCCCGACTACAGGGAAGCCGTGTCGGTACAGGTCAAAGCGGAAGATTTTCTGCCCAATATAAGAGGCACCCACTGG carries:
- the glmU gene encoding bifunctional UDP-N-acetylglucosamine diphosphorylase/glucosamine-1-phosphate N-acetyltransferase GlmU, producing MSADERSLAIVVLAAGKGTRMKSDLPKVMQPVLEEPMLYHVMRALAPLGPVAVIVGHGGDVVEYYLDSNWPDTNVLWQRDQLGTGHAVMMAKNWLSGFDRVLIVNGDMPLLTTDTARHISDSHVGGCSFATFSAEDPSGYGRVLKDPRVRIVEEKDCSEEERALTEVNAGVYLVDVPPLLKGLKELGRDNSQGEYYLVDILDSFHRMGLPVSAIHLDSSDDVMGVNNPLELAEVGRILRDRYLKGWMIGEGVKCIDPSSVWIGPEVVFKGEAIIYPNVQIWGKTEIGRNVTVESFSVLRDAVVGDGSRINGYVRIEDSSLGRQVKAGPFCYIRHRADVSDEAFVGKFVEVKKSLIGKGSKVPHLSYMGDATLGERVNIGAGTITCNYDGENKHKTSIGDDVFVGSDTMLVAPVKIGDNAMTGAGSVITKDVPDGALAIGRARQRNIEDRRGLMKKKSGGGDRVKQ
- a CDS encoding ribose-phosphate diphosphokinase, which gives rise to MIFSGTAHKAFADKICSELDVPLCRASHFRFSDGEIGLSIEESVRGADAFVVQPTCYPVNENLMELLIMVDALKRASAYRINLVIPYFGYARQDRKTKARDPISGKLVANLLETAGAHRVISADLHAGQIQGFFDIPVDHLMGVPLLASYFKKQLAEDLEDRKVTVVAPDVGGVVRARKFAVLLNSDLAIVDKRRSHEVANYCEVMAVIGDVSGKVAILVDDIIDTAGTIVNAAKALKERGASKVYCCATHGILSGPAVERLASDEVDGVILTDSIKLPDERKLDKITQLSIAPLFAEAIRRVHVDSSVSSLFD